One Prunus dulcis chromosome 7, ALMONDv2, whole genome shotgun sequence DNA segment encodes these proteins:
- the LOC117635038 gene encoding myb family transcription factor PHL5-like encodes MNAQKIDCQERIIQQSHGLISDFNFEVGSQSSQIFDLQQQAWNMGIWVQQPTEDQPNMSQLQSHGLPRSPSSIMSGFESPASAFYATERCMGFSQYHSQFGNSQFPSGQTYNESYSSMDSSEQADPNLDIRNTLQSIVKSQPSSYHQYQKSSEKPNQIPLQSNNLFEHQQNKLQGESTASVRRPSLSLPPKENQDQAGGCNSFSTSPVTQLSFFPQQGKQSPRISSGNVSTTYGDSPSTSPVLSSKTRIRWNQDLHEKFVECVNRLGGADKATPKAILKMMCLDGLTIFHVKSHLQKYRIAKYLPDTAEGKSEKRTTLNVEPQLDMKTGLQIKEALQLQLDVQRRLHEQLEIQRNLQVRIEEQGKQLKKMFDLQQKTSNDLFKTQNLDITCHEDAPSDCLNAIQVSSPEDSGNSNFPSKIS; translated from the exons atGAATGCGCAGAAGATTGATTGCCAAGAAAGAATTATTCAACAGAGCCATGGACTAATCagtgatttcaattttgaagttGGTAGCCAGTCTTCTCAAATTTTTGATCTCCAACAACAGGCTTGGAACATGGGAATTTGGGTTCAGCAGCCAACCGAGGATCAGCCAAACATGTCACAGCTTCAAAGTCATGGGCTTCCTAGGTCACCCTCCAGCATTATGAGTGGCTTCGAATCGCCGGCTTCTGCTTTTTATGCCACCGAGCGCTGTATGGGATTTTCACAGTATCACTCTCAGTTTGGTAATTCACAGTTCCCTTCAGGCCAAACTTACAATGAAAGCTACAGCTCCATGGATTCATCAGAGCAAGCTGATCCAAATTTAGACATCAGAAACACCCTGCAGTCAATTGTGAAATCTCAACCCAGCAGCTATCATCAATACCAGAAATCCTCAGAGAAGCCTAATCAAATCCCTTTGCAAAGCAATAACCTCTTTGAACATCAACAAAATAAGTTGCAGGGAGAGAGTACTGCCTCAGTTAGGAGACCCTCCTTGTCACTTCCTCCTAAAGAAAATCAGGATCAAGCA GGTGGTTGTAATTCATTCAGTACTTCTCCGGTTACACAGCTGAGCTTCTTTCCTCAGCAAGGAAAGCAATCTCCAAGAATTTCCTCTGGAAATGTTTCCACTACCTATGGTGATTCTCCTTCAACTAGCCCCGTGCTCTCGAGTAAAACACGAATTCGATGGAATCAAGATCTTCACGAGAAGTTCGTTGAATGTGTAAATCGCCTTGGGGGCGCTGACA AAGCAACACCTAAGGCAATACTGAAGATGATGTGCTTGGATGGATTAACCATCTTTCATGTTAAAAGTCATCTGCAG AAATATCGAATCGCAAAATATCTGCCAGACACTGCAGAAG GAAAATCTGAGAAAAGAACAACTTTGAATGTCGAACCCCAGCTCGATATGAAAAC TGGCTTGCAAATCAAAGAGGCGCTGCAACTGCAACTAGATGTCCAGAGGCGTCTTCATGAACAGTTAGAG ATTCAGCGAAATTTACAGGTGCGGATCGAAGAACAAGGGAAGCAGCTCAAGAAGATGTTTGATCTGcaacaaaaaacaagtaaTGACCTGTTTAAGACTCAGAACTTGGACATCACATGCCATGAAGATGCCCCGTCAGATTGTCTAAATGCCATTCAGGTCTCAAGCCCTGAAGATTCTGGGAATAGCAATTTCCCATCCAAGATAAGTTAG